The Planctomycetota bacterium genome includes the window GAGTTCGAAGGCGGCGAACGGATCGACGCGGTCCCGTTGTTCCCGCTGCCGGGTGTCGTGCTTCTGCCGGGGGCGATCCTTCCGTTGCACGTGTTCGAGCGGCGATACCGCCAAATGACGCGACACGCGGTCGAGCCCGGCTACGACGGCCGACGCCTGATTGGCATCTGCCGGGTCAAGGGCGAGCCCGACCCGATGAGCGAGGTGACGCCGATCTACGACGTCGCCTGCGTCGCCCGCATCATCGACCATCAACGTCTGCCCGACGGCCGATTCAACGTGCTGGTCCAGGGCACGGCCCGCGTGCAACTCGACGATGAGGCCGAGCTGTTCGAAGAGGTTTATCCCGGCGAGCCGCTGATGTACCGGCGGGCCGATCTGGAGGTGCTGTCGTGCAAGGGCGCGTTCGAGATCGACCTGGGCGACGCCCGCGAGCGGATGCTCAGCATCTGCCGCCGTCCGCCGATCCTGGGCACACCGGTCGCGGGACAGCTCGAAAAGCTCTTCACCAGCCCGTTGCCGACGACGCGTTTGGCGGACGTGTTGGCTTTCGACCTTCTCGACGATGCGGACGTGAAGCAGGAGCTACTCGAAGACCTCGACGACCGCCACCGCACCGAACGCATCGCCGCCCTCCTCGACGAGCAGTTCCCCGAGCCCGACTCGATCAAGAAGCTCGGGGATCGATTTAAGGTGGACGAGTGAGGGAAGTCAGAAAGCTTGAAGGAGGAAGCTTGAAGCTTGAAGCTTGAAGGACCAGAATCGGAGTCTTCGGGCTTCAAGCTTCCTCCTTCAAGCTTTCCGGCCCGAAGCGTCCTTCACGTCGACATGGACGCTTTCTTCGCGTCGGTGGAGCAGCGGGATGATCCGTCGTTACGGGGCAGGCCGACGCTCGTCGCGGGGCGACCGCCGAGGGGTGTGGTACAGGCAGCGTCATACGAGGCGCGGGCGTATGGGTGCCGGAGTGCAATGCCGACGGGCGAGGCGGTTCGGCTGTGTCCGCACGAGCGGATCGTCCGAGGCAACTTTGCCAAGTACCGAGAGGCGAGCGGGCGGGTCTTTGCGATTCTGCGGGAGTTCACGCCGCTGGTGCAGACGCTGAGCATCGATGAGGCCTTCCTCGACGTCACCGGCAGCCAACGGCTCTTCGGCGACGGTGAGACTATCGCTCGCGAAATTCGACGCCGCGTCCTTGAGACGACCGGCCTGACGTGTAGCGTCGGCGTTGCGCCCAACAAGTTCCTGGCAAAGCTCGTCGGCGGACTAAAGAAGCCCGACGCACTGTTCGTCGTCACGCCCAATCAGGTGCTCGACCTCATCGGACCACTTGCGATCGAAGAGATGTGGGGCGTCGGTCCGGCCGCGGCACGGCGGCTTAGGCGATTCGGCGTCAAGACGTTTGCCGACCTCCGCGAGCTGCCAGACAATTTCTTCGTCGACCATCACTTCGGCCTGCGGCTCAAGCAGCTCGCGTTCGGCATCGATGAACGCCCCGTCGTCCCAGAACGCGAGGCCAAAAGCATCGGCCACGAGCACACATTCGGCGAAGACGCCACCGACTGCGACGCCCTTCGCGACGAGCTGCTCGCCCAGGTCGAACACGTCGCGAGCCGGTTGCGCCGGGCCGGACGGACGGCACGGTCCGTCACGCTCAAGCTGCGTCATGGGCAGACCTATCGCGAGTTCGAGACCTTCACCCGTCGCACGACGTTGCCCGACCCGACGGATCGGACCAGGCCGCTCTGGGAAGCCGCCCGTGACCTGTTCGACGCCTGGGCGCAGACAAGCTTTCGCCCAGTACGACTGATGGGCGTGCAGCTGGCAGACCTGCACGATGCGGGTGCCGAGTCGCAGTTGGACCTGTTCGATCGAGCCGACACCACGCTCGACAAGACCCTCGACCACGTGCGCGACCGCTTTGGCTCGGGAGCGATCGGCATGGGGCTCCGGCAGCGATGAGGCGCCCAGTTCGTCATCCTGAGCGAGCGCAGAACAAGGCGAGGTCCCTCGGCTTCGCTCGGGATGACGGAGGTGGTGGTTGACCCGCTCC containing:
- a CDS encoding LON peptidase substrate-binding domain-containing protein; translated protein: MSSDSDSFDGDADGHEFEGGERIDAVPLFPLPGVVLLPGAILPLHVFERRYRQMTRHAVEPGYDGRRLIGICRVKGEPDPMSEVTPIYDVACVARIIDHQRLPDGRFNVLVQGTARVQLDDEAELFEEVYPGEPLMYRRADLEVLSCKGAFEIDLGDARERMLSICRRPPILGTPVAGQLEKLFTSPLPTTRLADVLAFDLLDDADVKQELLEDLDDRHRTERIAALLDEQFPEPDSIKKLGDRFKVDE
- the dinB gene encoding DNA polymerase IV yields the protein MKLEGPESESSGFKLPPSSFPARSVLHVDMDAFFASVEQRDDPSLRGRPTLVAGRPPRGVVQAASYEARAYGCRSAMPTGEAVRLCPHERIVRGNFAKYREASGRVFAILREFTPLVQTLSIDEAFLDVTGSQRLFGDGETIAREIRRRVLETTGLTCSVGVAPNKFLAKLVGGLKKPDALFVVTPNQVLDLIGPLAIEEMWGVGPAAARRLRRFGVKTFADLRELPDNFFVDHHFGLRLKQLAFGIDERPVVPEREAKSIGHEHTFGEDATDCDALRDELLAQVEHVASRLRRAGRTARSVTLKLRHGQTYREFETFTRRTTLPDPTDRTRPLWEAARDLFDAWAQTSFRPVRLMGVQLADLHDAGAESQLDLFDRADTTLDKTLDHVRDRFGSGAIGMGLRQR